One Aspergillus oryzae RIB40 DNA, chromosome 2 genomic window carries:
- a CDS encoding F-box protein (predicted protein), with protein MPGFLNLPPELIFQVYCSLDTIGDAYFLSQTCQQTYSIFRRPQSQPKIFEAIIDNIIQEAAPTKAWLEAQFGPGSLWQPTEAELPADLTEEETIKFLLNVGFPAVNLTRMGFNSSDLSISAYKGQALDGRRRRQPTRT; from the exons atgCCTGGGTTTCTGAACCTCCCACCAGAACTCATCTTCCAGGTATACTGCAGTCTCGACACTATCGGCGATGCATATTTCCTCTCCCAGACCTGCCAGCAGACATACTCTATATTCAGGCGACCACAGAGCCAGCCAAAAATCTTTGAAGCAATCATA GACAATATCATTCAAGAAGCTGCCCCCACCAAAGCCTGGCTGGAGGCACAGTTCGGACCCGGATCACTTTGGCAACCAACGGAGGCTGAACTACCAGCGGATctaacagaagaagagactaTAAAATTTCTCCTAAATGTGGGGTTCCCTGCGGTTAATCTCACCCGCATGGGCTTCAACTCTTCTGATCTGAGCATATCTGCCTATAAGGGGCAGGCACTTGATGG acgaagacgaaggcaACCCACCCGCACTTAG
- a CDS encoding SDR family NAD(P)-dependent oxidoreductase (dehydrogenases with different specificities (related to short-chain alcohol dehydrogenases)), with product MSLSGKIAIVTGASRGIGASIALELAKQGAKVMLTYVSTSSDNAVEEVIQQIRSLNNGSEATKVQIDLHQPSAPETILSATFRAFPSSDNKVDILVNNAGQTQYKLLAGTEIEDYTSMFDVNVRSTIFMAKAVLLYLRAPGRIINITSVAARRGSVGFSIYSATKAAVEGFTRALACEVGSYGHTVNAVAPGAVESDMLRGSVPDEFVKYMLDNTPLGNRIGTPEEIAAVVAFLADPKAGWLTGQTICPSGGLNMI from the exons ATGAGTCTGTCAGGCAAGATAGCTATCGTGACCGGTGCCTCTCGCGGCATTGGTGCGAGTATTGCACTGGAGCTTGCAAAACAGGGAGCCAAG GTTATGCTCACCTACGTATCAACCAGCAGTGACAATGCCGTCGAAGAAGTCATACAACAAATACGCAGTCTAAACAACGGCTCCGAAGCCACCAAAGTACAAATCGACCTACACCAGCCCTCAGCCCCCGAAACAATCCTCTCAGCTACCTTCCGCGCCTTTCCCTCAAGCGACAACAAAGTGGACATACTTGTCAACAACGCAGGACAAACACAGTACAAGCTTCTCGCGGGCACAGAAATAGAGGACTACACCTCCATGTTCGATGTGAACGTCCGCAGCACCATTTTCATGGCCAAGGCTGTGTTGCTGTATCTCCGTGCCCCGGGGCGTATTATCAACATTACGTCTGTTGCGGCTCGTCGGGGATCGGTGGGATTTTCTATTTACTCAGCTACGAAGGCTGCTGTGGAGGGGTTTACTAGGGCTTTGGCGTGCGAGGTGGGATCGTATGGCCATACTGTTAATGCTGTTGCCCCTGGGGCTGTGGAGTCGGATATGCTTCGGGGATCGGTGCCTGATGAATTTGTGAAGTATATGTTGGATAACACGCCGCTTGGGAATAGAATAGGGACTCCGGAGGagattgctgctgttgtggccttcttggctgatCCGAAGGCGGGTTGGTTGACGGGTCAGACTATATGTCCAAGTGGGGGACTGAACATGATTTGA
- a CDS encoding uncharacterized protein (predicted protein), whose amino-acid sequence MAGKRKERDLIAPDITEDAAERKRVLNVLAQRRYRQRRKDRIQALEAQLKSVGPHNEEITAPEPEQGRGGTGLPTDVLSPFSTPVTLGESDIIASDYEDEGITTSAGAESCPAGV is encoded by the exons ATGGCTGGGAAACGCAAAGAAAGGGATTTAATTGCCCCGGACATCACGGAGGATGCGGCAGAGCGGAAACGAGTGTTGAATGTACTTGCCCAAAGACGATACC gacaaagaagaaaagatcgaaTACAAGCCCTGGAAGCGCAACTAAAAAGCGTTGGTCCGCATAATGAAGAAATAACTGCCCCGGAACCCGAGCAAGGTAGAGGTGGCACAGGTCTCCCGACAGATGTTTTATCTCCCTTCTCGACTCCAGTTACCTTGGGTGAGAGTGATATTATAGCCTCAGATTACGAAGATGAAGGAATAACAACCTCAGCGGGCGCTGAGTCCTGTCCTGCTG GTGTTTAA
- a CDS encoding uncharacterized protein (predicted protein), whose translation MAVTYEAVVAAPSAPSEFPRLLKEINSQSEAFINGQRDARMKLVNAAESLVHALETPSETVMRCCMAQCTAFASIEACVHLRIFSLIASSDDPKAVRDLANATGADEHLLGRLLKHLAAMGVVTETGPDEYCRNGLSTALGMARYNDAWQSTPVSLHSAIHALPAWLEKNDYRNPTDARNIAFTMQFNTNLPFFEWLHSDPEHFPLASQFNSIMSTYHQGRPSWIEEGFYPVHDNLIQGARDDEDNVFLVDVGGGSGHDLVEFLSRWPGAPGRLVLQDLPAVLDDIVALDPSIERMAHDFFTEQPVKGARVYSFHTVLHDWNDKDCQAIFSRLAASMERGYSKLLINDVVIPTTGAHWEATALDILMAACFASWERTEQQWHQLTESVGLKVVKVWHGTGSVASVIECELAMVRKAAPLPWPCVCSKISRCICTLRRNRLSLTEDQYDS comes from the exons ATGGCGGTCACTTATGAAGCGGTAGTGGCTGCACCGAGCGCACCGAGCGAGTTTCCGCGCCTGTTAAAGGAGATCAACTCTCAAAGTGAAGCGTTCATCAATGGCCAGAGAGATGCAAGAATGAAGTTGGTCAATGCAGCAGAGTCCTTAGTGCACGCTTTGGAAACACCTAGTGAGACTGTGATGCGGTGCTGTATGGCTCAG TGCACCGCGTTTGCATCGATTGAGGCCTGTGTCCATTTAAGGATATTCTCACTAATCGCATCTAGCGATGACCCAAAGGCTGTCAGGGACCTCGCAAATGCTACTGGAGCAGATGAACATTTGTTAG GGCGCCTGCTGAAGCATTTAGCCGCAATGGGTGTGGTCACGGAGACTGGCCCGGATGAGTACTGTCGCAACGGACTCTCAACAGCGCTGGGCATGGCGCGATATAACGATGCATGGCAGTCCAC GCCAGTGTCACTTCATTCGGCAATCCATGCGCTTCCGGCATGGCTAGAGAAGAACGACTATCGCAATCCCACTGATGCACGGAACATCGCGTTCACAATGCAATTCAACACCAACCTCCCCTTTTTTGAGTGGCTGCATTCCGATCCAGAACATTTTCCTCTTGCCAGTCAgttcaacagcatcatgtCCACATACCACCAAGGCCGACCTAGCTGGATAGAAGAGGGATTCTACCCAGTGCATGATAATTTGATACAAGGGGCACGAGACGATGAGGATAATGtcttccttgttgatgttggtggaGGCAGCGGacatgatcttgtcgagtTTCTATCCAGATGGCCTGGTGCCCCGGGCCGACTGGTCTTGCAGGATTTGCCAGCGGTCCTAGATGATATTGTAGCACTGGACCCATCAATTGAGCGGATGGCGCATGATTTCTTCACGGAACAGCCGGTCAAAG GTGCGCGAGTCTATTCTTTTCACACTGTTCTACACGACTGGAATGATAAAGACTGCCAGGCTATCTTCTCGAGGCTTGCCGCCTCTATGGAGCGTGGATACAGCAAGCTCCTTATCAACGACGTTGTTATTCCTACGACTGGGGCACATTGGGAGGCCACCGCTCTGGACATCTTGATGGCAGCATGTTTTGCCTCATGGGAACGGACCGAACAGCAGTGGCACCAGCTTACCGAGTCAGTGGGACTCAAAGTTGTCAAGGTTTGGCATGGGACGGGCAGCGTAGCGAGCGTTATTGAGTGCGAGTTGGC CATGGTACGTAAAGCGGCTCCGCTACCATGGCCTTGTGTATGCTCAAAGATTTCAAGATGCATCTGTACTCTCAGGAGAAACAGGCTAAGCTTAACAGAAGATCAATATGACAGTTAA
- a CDS encoding phospholipid:diacylglycerol acyltransferase (lecithin:cholesterol acyltransferase (LCAT)/Acyl-ceramide synthase), giving the protein MLRRRLAKDDNVQSASTDSSRDESKVVPATQTATPAEKPKKESFVTKPRSKRRNGLIFVLGGIFGIIVAAFFANQQDVISLDALMDLNLDALMDVIPQGIVKDVREFSQHERDAVSYDSFSVGLQLQSQGIQAKHPIVMIPGVISTGLESWGTEVSSRQYFRRRLWGSWSMMRALVLDKAEWKNHIMLDKDTGLDPPGIKLRAAQGFDATDFFITGYWIWNKILENLATIGYDPTNAFTAAYDWRLSYLNLEVRDQYFSRLKSYIETAVLVKGEKVALASHSMGSQVLFYFFKWVEHPEHGKGGSDWVNRHVASWINISGCMLGAVKGLTAVLSGEMRDTAQLNAFAVYGLEKFLSKEERAEIFRAMPGISSMLPKGGEAVWGNATWAPDDLPGQHTSYGNLLKFQQTNSSLTAKNLTVSESLAYLMNSSDEWYRNQVQTSYSHGVAHTTAQVEANENDPRTWLNPLEARLPLAPDMKVYCFYGVGKPTERSYYYQEERDPLVNLNVSIDTTVTNSDGVDHGVVMGEGDGTVNLLSTGYMCAKGWNIKRYNPAGVKIKVFEMPHEPDRFSPRGGPNTGDHVDILGRASLNELILRVAGGHGDEIEETFVSKIKEYADRVQIFEEE; this is encoded by the exons ATGCTCCGCCGTCGCCTGGCCAAGGACGACAATGTCCAATCCGCTTCTACGGACTCCTCTCGCGATGAAAGCAAAGTAGTTCCCGCTACGCAGACTGCAACGCCAGCCGAGAAACCGAAGAAAGAGTCATTCGTGACGAAGCCGCGGAGTAAACGTCGCAATGGTCTTATCTTCGTTCTGGGCGGCATTTTCGGAATTATCGTCGCCGCGTTCTTCGCCAACCAACAAGATGTGATCAGTCTCGATGCGCTGATGGATCTGAACTTGGATGCGTTGATGGATGTTATACCGCAGGGCATTGTGAAAGATGTGAGGGAGTTCTCG CAACATGAGCGCGACGCTGTCAGCTATGATTCATTCTCCGTCGGTCTACAACTTCAATCGCAAGGCATTCAAGCTAAGCATCCCATTGTCATGATCCCCGGCGTTATCTCCACTGGGCTCGAGAGCTGGGGCACCGAGGTGTCGTCCCGCCAGTATTTCCGTCGGAGACTCTGGGGCAGTTGGAGTATGATGCGCGCTTTGGTCCTGGATAAGGCAGAGTGGAAAAACCATATCATGCTGGATAAGGATACCGGGTTGGATCCGCCGGGGATCAAGCTACGGGCGGCACAGGGTTTTGATGCGActgatttcttcatcacggGATACTGGATCTGGAACAAGATTCTTGAGAACCTGGCGACAATCGGGTATGATCCGACTAATGCCTTCACTGCCGCTTATGATTGGAGACTGTCTTATCTGAACCTGGAGGTCCGTGACCAGTACTTCAGTCGGTTGAAGTCCTACATCGAGACTGCCGTTCTcgtgaaaggagaaaaagtgGCTCTAGCTTCACACAGCATGGGCTCGCAGGTGCTCTTCTATTTCTTTAAATGGGTTGAGCATCCGGAGCATGGTAAGGGAGGCAGTGACTGGGTTAACAGACACGTTGCCTCCTGGATCAACATCAGCGGGTGCATGCTGGGCGCCGTCAAGGGTCTAACGGCCGTCCTCTCGGGCGAAATGAGGGATACCGCCCAGTTGAACGCCTTTGCCGTGTACGGGTTGGAGAAGTTCCTGTCCAAGGAGGAACGAGCTGAGATCTTCCGGGCCATGCCCGGCATCTCGAGCATGCTCCCCAAGGGCGGAGAAGCCGTATGGGGCAATGCAACGTGGGCTCCGGACGACCTGCCCGGCCAGCACACGAGCTACGGAAATCTGCTGAAGTTCCAGCAGACCAACTCGTCCCTAACAGCCAAGAACCTCACGGTCTCCGAAAGTCTGGCGTATCTTATGAACTCGAGCGACGAATGGTACCGCAATCAAGTCCAAACCAGCTACTCGCACGGAGTCGCACACACCACCGCGCAAGTCGAAGCAAACGAAAACGACCCTCGCACATGGCTCAACCCCCTTGAGGCCCGTTTGCCATTGGCCCCGGACATGAAGGTCTATTGCTTCTACGGCGTCGGCAAACCAACCGAACGCAGCTACTACTACCAGGAGGAGCGCGATCCCCTGGTCAACCTAAACGTCAGTATTGACACCACCGTCACCAACAGCGACGGAGTCGACCACGGCGTCGTCATGGGCGAAGGCGACGGCACCGTCAACCTTCTTAGCACCGGCTACATGTGCGCCAAGGGATGGAATATTAAACGGTACAACCCAGCAGGAGTCAAGATCAAGGTCTTTGAAATGCCACACGAACCAGACAGGTTCTCACCACGCGGTGGTCCAAACACAG GCGATCACGTTGACATCCTCGGCCGAGCCTCCTTGAACGAACTCATCCTCCGCGTAGCAGGCGGCCACGGCGACGAAATCGAAGAAACCTTCGTCTCAAAAATCAAAGAGTACGCAGACCGGGTGCAGATCTTTGAAGAGgaatag
- a CDS encoding uncharacterized protein (predicted protein), which translates to MAKLAEVDCHIFCAPGASKDICTLSPSQNHDPTTPSHPTTMEASITATGLRRAGGPKLCDIPYNSRTTVIEQLPFQELQPILETWKVCGSMQSMECTPCYDDSAEPILTLQVMVDTPRDDSRENWLQAAQEMHDLLRRHGLGHVTVDIIDWRLKVGPNILICEPTDAIFSKWDMVRKRILDSVDVSGFQMLGCYRMGYKDVEYKPTILITVDPKSERNWKLAKQDVNNILNEFDLSMVDVEIYKDRSIFCARRPSIQSEINSRYLVHTREGPRVATIGHSVGARDSDTYGTFGGWLNIRQKPDSEWEPFGLTCRHCIFDKHRQDALISESAQEVDCPTYGKVKECIDKLTETVSYLKRGEPYRTLEQLRVDGDLPDDRKALWRNLRDLIKSHEDDLTHLHSYYDLKTYRFGEVWAHSGDGTTRIMDWALLKPHPTRACPSNKFGQFTERYLPMFLKAENGYIEQGLPLDHGQPLHTYGCESNAAICRYSILPTTIFTVAANGERRATDEQSVCRRASQPSFEPGDSGALLFTGYGNAVGMAFGGQVQGQIVVFTHIDDLIADIKEQTGVDEVVFYTQEWPGEPSRGPGERDSGY; encoded by the exons ATGGCCAAATTGGCAGAAGTAGACTGCCATATATTCTGCGCTCCAGGCGCTTCCAAGGATATCTGTACGCTATCCCCTTCGCAAAACCACGATCCCACTACCCCGTCTCATCCTACCACGATGGAAGCCAGTATAACTGCGACCGGACTTCGACGGGCTGGTGGGCCAAAGCTCTGCGACATACCGTACAACAGCCGCACAACCGTGATTGAACAACTTCCATTTCAGGAACTGCAGCCCATTCTCGAAACTTGGAAGGTTTGCGGGTCCATGCAGTCTATGGAGTGCACGCCGTGCTATGACGACTCTGCAGAACCGATTCTAACATTACAAGTTATGGTAGACACTCCACGAGATGATTCTCGGGAGAACTGGCTCCAGGCAGCACAGGAGATGCACGATCTTCTTCGCAGACACGGCTTGGGACATGTGACTGTTGATATTATTGACTGGCGTCTGAAAGTTGGCCCCAATATTCTTATATGCGAGCCGACTGACGCAATTTTTTCCAAGTGGGATATGGTTCGCAAACGCATCCTAGACTCTGTTGATGTGTCTGGATTCCAAATGCTAGGCTGCTATCGTATGGGCTACAAGGATGTGGAGTACAAACCGACTATCCTCATCACTGTCGATCCGAAATCAGAGCGAAACTGGAAACTCGCTAAGCAGGATGTCAACAATATCTTGAACGAGTTTGACCTTTCTATGGTGGACGTGGAGATTTATAAAGATCGCAGTATCTTTTGCGCCCGTCGACCGTCGATTCAGAGTGAAATCAACTCTCGTTATCTTGTTCATACCCGCGAAGGTCCAAGAGTAGCCACGATTGGACATAGTGTAGGTGCTCGGGATAGCGACACTTATGGCACCTTCGGGGGATGGCTCAATATACGGCAAAAGCCTGACTCTGAATGGGAGCCATTTGGCTTGACATGTCGTCATTGCATATTCGATAAACATCGCCAAGATGCGTTAATATCTGAATCAGCACAGGAGGTCGACTGTCCAACTTATGGCAAGGTCAAAGAGTGCATCGATAAACTTACGGAGACAGTCTCATACCTCAAGAGAGGAGAACCTTATCGCACCTTGGAGCAACTTAGAGTGGATGGAGACCTCCCAGACGACCGGAAAGCATTGTGGCGAAATCTCCGAGATCTCATCAAGTCTCATGAAGACGATCTTACACATCTACATTCCTACTATGATTTAAAGACGTATAGGTTTGGCGAAGTCTGGGCGCATTCTGGCGACGGCACGACTAGAATCATGGATTGGGCTCTTCTAAAGCCCCATCCGACCCGAGCGTGTCCATCTAATAAA TTTGGCCAATTTACCGAGAGATATCTTCCAATGTTCCTGAAAGCTGAAAACGGCTACATAGAACAGGGTCTGCCGTTGGATCATGGCCAGCCCCTTCACACATACGGTTGCGAATCGAATGCGGCTATCTGCAGATACAGCATACTCCCCACTACGATTTTCACTGTTGCAGCGAACGGGGAGCGGCGCGCGACAGATGAGCAGTCGGTCTGTCGTCGGGCATCGCAGCCTTCTTTCGAGCCCGGTGACTCGGGGGCCCTTCTATTCACAGGCTATGGCAATGCAGTAGGAATGGCCTTTGGTGGACAAGTTCAGGGACAGATAGTGGTTTTCACCCATATCGACGACCTCATCGCAGATATCAAAGAACAGACTGGGGTTGACGAAGTAGTCTTTTACACACAGGAATGGCCTGGTGAACCGAGCAGAGGCCCTGGGGAGCGAGACAGTGGATATTGA
- a CDS encoding uncharacterized protein (synaptic vesicle transporter SVOP and related transporters (major facilitator superfamily)) produces MSSQSSETLELKEANASVSHIPAEVSDSNVGWDSDDDPQNPMNWSNAWKRTIIILVAFATFNDAAASSIFTPGVPLVLEEFHETNPTISPFLISVHIIGFATGPLLFSPLSEIYGRYLIMQISNIAFFFSCILCAVSVDVPMLAIARILLGVAGSVPNALAGGFVADLIPLEKRASSLALLAAGVLSSELTFSLGPIVGGYMALKVGWRWTFWLEGIVVGCSTILSFFFLRETYAPTLLKRKAARLGLQKPLKESESTWQVIRRGISRPMKLCCFSPIMMIISLYNSICYTYLYYMITTFPTLFGEHYGFNAGEVGLTYIAQGVGCLIGQVAVGRFADWYIKRQQARNGTTTPEDRLPPAIVGYVVLAIGMLWFGWSAQVHAHFMVPIVGSGVVGLGLVGGFLVVQVYIVDTFTIYAASALAANNLIRSIVAAVLPLSGPAMYERLGYGWGDTILGFTALALAPTPLLLMKYGERIRTRWPVEL; encoded by the exons ATGTCATCACAATCCTCTGAGACTCTGGAGCTCAAAGAAGCCAATGCCAGTGTGTCGCATATACCCGCGGAGGTTTCAGATAGCAATGTGGGCTGGGATAGCGATGATGACCCTCAAAACCCAATGAACTGGTCGAACGCCTGGAAAAGGACGATCATCATATTGGTTGCCTTTGCCACGTTCAACGA CGCCGCAGCATCGAGCATTTTCACCCCAGGGGTACCGCTCGTTCTCGAAGAATTCCACGAGACAAACCCCACCATTTCGCCGTTTCTCATATCGGTCCATATCATTGGCTTCGCAACGGGGCCGCTACTTTTCTCCCCGCTCAGTGAGATCTACGGAAGATATCTTATCATGCAGATTTCAAATAtagctttctttttttcttgcattCTCTGCGCCGTCAGTGTCGATGTACCTATGCTAGCTATCGCTCGCATACTTCTGGGTGTGGCTGGCTCTGTACCCAATGCTTTGGCAGGAGGGTTTGTAGCGGACCTGATACCCCTGGAAAAACGGGCCAGCTCGCTCGCCTTATTGGCCGCGGGGGTTCTATCA AGTGAACTCACATTCAGTTTAGGCCCGATTGTAGGCGGTTACATGGCACTAAAGGTGGGCTGGAGATGGACATTCTGGCTCGAAGGCATCGTG GTTGGCTGCAGCACCATACtatcattcttcttcctacGAGAGACCTACGCGCCAACCCTCCTTAAAAGAAAAGCCGCGAGACTAGGGCTCCAAAAACCCCTCAAAGAGAGCGAAAGCACCTGGCAAGTTATCCGAAGAGGCATTTCTCGACCAATGAAACTCTGTTGCTTCTCCCCaatcatgatgatcatcTCACTCTACAACTCCATCTGTTACACATACTTATACTACATGATCACAACATTCCCCACGCTCTTCGGCGAACACTACGGCTTCAACGCAGGGGAAGTCGGCCTCACTTACATCGCCCAAGGAGTCGGCTGCCTAATCGGCCAGGTCGCAGTCGGCCGCTTCGCAGACTGGTACATCAAACGCCAACAAGCCCGGAACGGCACCACGACGCCCGAAGATCGACTGCCCCCCGCCATTGTCGGATATGTCGTTCTCGCCATCGGCATGCTGTGGTTCGGGTGGTCGGCGCAGGTGCACGCCCACTTCATGGTCCCGATTGTCGGGTCCGGTGTTGTAGGTTTGGGTCTTGTGGGCGGGTTCCTGGTTGTGCAGGTGTATATTGTGGATACTTTTACTATCTATGCGGCTAGTGCGTTGGCTGCGAATAACCTTATTCGGTCTATTGTTGCGGCTGTCTTGCCTCTGTCTGGTCCGGCGATGTATGAGCGTCTTGGGTATGGTTGGGGGGATACTATTCTGGGTTTTACGGCGTTGGCTCTGGCTCCGACTccgttgttgttgatgaagtaTGGGGAGAGAATTCGGACGCGGTGGCCTGTAGAATTATAA
- a CDS encoding phosphatase PAP2 family protein (predicted protein), translating to MNPTLPSWKDRTQNQFGKLQIQVPWRSIQLLVPHRMRRKIRSKLRSRISPTSSISSLQTSFSPVDTLRSLQSHRWTTYDFQYLLLLIVAIFSLTVIESPGPLGKTAMFTAYIVALLLPITRQFFLPFLPIAGWLLFFYACQFIPSDWRPAIWVRVLPALENILYGANISNILSAHQNVVLDVLAWIPYGLCHYGAPFVVSLIMFIFGPPGIVPIFARTFGYISMLAVTIQLFFPCSPPWYENLYGLAPADYSMQGNPAGLARIDKLLGIDLYTSGFKQSPVVFGAFPSLHAADSTLAALFMSLVFPRLKPLFVTYTLWMWWATMYLSHHYAVDLVCGGLLATVAFYFAKTRFMPRVQTDKMFRWDYDYVEYGDSSRGYGYDLAGYDGDVNLDSDEWTVGSSSSVSSGSLSPIDDHYTWEGEALASPASDIESGRHMFSP from the exons ATGAATCCCACCCTTCCGTCATGGAAGGATCGGACGCAAAATCAGTTCGGGAAGCTTCAAATCCAAGTACCATGGCGCTCAATCCAGCTCCTGGTGCCGCATCGCATGCGACGGAAGATTCGGTCGAAGCTGAGGAGTAGGATATCGCCCACCTCGTCGATATCCTCTTTGCAAACTTCGTTCTCGCCTGTGGACACGCTCCGGTCGCTACAAAGCCATCGGTGGACGACATACGACTTCCAATATTTGCTATTGTTGATCGTCGCGATCTTCTCATTGACAGTCATTGAGTCGCCCGGGCCTTTGGGGAAGACTGCCATGTTTACCGCGTACATTGTCGCTCTTCTACTTCCTATCACTCGTCAGTTCTTTTTGCCGTTTCTTCCGATTGCAGGATGGCTCCTGTTTTTCTACGCGTGCCA ATTCATTCCGAGCGATTGGCGTCCTGCTATCTGGGTCCGGGTGCTACCGGCTTTGGAGAATATCCTCTACGGCGCCAACATCAGCAACATCCTGTCTGCTCATCAGAATGTTGTGCTCGACGTGCTAGCATGGATTCCATATGGTCTCTGCCATTACGGAGCTCCTTTCGTCGTTTCTCTGATTATGTTTATTTTTGGGCCTCCCGGTATTGTGCCGATCTTTGCGCGGACTTTCGGCTATATTAGCATGCTGGCAGTCACCATTCAGCTGTTCTTCCCCTGCTCGCCCCCGTGGTACGAGAATCTGTACGGTCTGGCACCAGCCGACTACTCGATGCAAGGTAACCCTGCGGGTCTTGCTCGCATTGACAAGCTCCTGGGCATTGACCTCTACACCTCGGGCTTCAAACAATCTCCGGTTGTCTTCGGTGCATTCCCATCGCTGCACGCCGCCGATTCGACTCTGGCAGCACTTTTCATGAGCCTGGTCTTCCCTCGCCTGAAGCCACTGTTCGTGACATATACCCTGTGGATGTGGTGGGCCACCATGTATCTGTCCCACCACTACGCCGTTGATCTGGTGTGTGGTGGGCTTTTGGCCACGGTCGCGTTCTATTTCGCGAAGACTCGGTTCATGCCCCGCGTTCAAACCGACAAGATGTTCCGATGGGACTACGACTACGTGGAATACGGCGATTCTTCTCGGGGATATGGCTACGATCTGGCCGGCTACGATGGCGACGTCAACCTGGACAGTGATGAGTGGACGGTAGGCTCGTCTTCCTCCGTCTCATCCGGCTCTCTGAGTCCCATCGATGACCATTACACCTGGGAGGGCGAGGCTCTTGCTTCCCCTGCCTCCGACATTGAGTCCGGAAGACATATGTTCAGCCCGTGA
- a CDS encoding uncharacterized protein (predicted protein), with protein sequence MAPRIAPFSTRIFNSDLARFSLLRSLNFSGVLGVIRLYTAIWIIPDRTISSHSNYSLSLFFNWSSLLLRFSFLYSARIGDHDGKRKVLGRLLHPLHSLCLEGVDACLMTFALVYRAGPGLPDFPLAWWFVLEHSSIKRTLVMQSGRSEPFPLPSNGDLGEAPGLQSGWATDADGVILSKVAHPMVLKTLLRLDVSLLDTSIHRATDVMIYEELFLLFRLI encoded by the exons ATGGCACCCCGGATCGCGCCGTTTTCCACGCGCATCTTCAACT CGGACTTGGCGCGATTTTcgctgctgaggagcttgaacTTTTCTGGTGTCCTTGGAGTCATTCGCTTGTACACTGCTATCTGGATCATTCCAGATCGGACGATTTCGTCCCATTCCAACTACAGTCTTTCGCTATTCTTCAACTGGTCGAGCCTTTTGcttcgcttttctttcttgtacTCGGCCAG GATTGGGGACcatgatggaaagagaaaagtattGGGGCGCCTTTTGCATCCACTTCACTCGTTGTGCTTAGAAGGAGTTGATGCTTGTTTAATGACCTTTGCATTGGTATATAGAGCGGGGCCAGGACTACCTGATTTCCCTCTCGCgtggtggtttgttttggAGCATTCTTCTATAAAGAGGACATTGGTGATGCAGAGCGGCCGTTCCGAACCGTTCCCTCTACCAAGTAATGGAGACCTTGGGGAGGCACCGGGACTTCAAAGTGGCTGGGCGACAGATGCAGACGGAGTCATCTTGTCGAAGGTTGCACACCCTATGGTATTGAAAACACTTTTACGACTTGACGTTTCTCTGCTGGACACGAGCATCCACCGTGCCACAGA CGTTATGATTTATGAAGAACTTT TTCTCCTCTTCCGTCTGATCTga